From Carettochelys insculpta isolate YL-2023 chromosome 22, ASM3395843v1, whole genome shotgun sequence, one genomic window encodes:
- the SCAF1 gene encoding splicing factor, arginine/serine-rich 19 isoform X1 produces the protein MDEEDSLLPGPEDPVGGSEERERPSDVPADREPCQPGAPCSGQVMLKALQQAVSDSLQTERPDQAAEKDAERKKMSRKKWCWSPQAKGPSRGKGAASDPTGPCGQSSTVPEALGLFPGLAEALHFLQRTCAASVQSRLLLGDQGFLGSPAVCRDEQPEEVELVAEIRLGDVAAASSIFRRQRAWRVHKSASLSSASVPRWRGAGSLAPPTGSLAPPTGSLDLKWPPRTHGDTPPLSDSARTQRLPGHWAVTLGTGVPSGQQRPQAPASKDSEGQRSQPPPEKADSSSSSSSSCSSSSASSCCSQPAAPPGGGAGHPCPLRSPDLDIYDPFHPTDEDNLDGDFSCPPSPSEPAPGRQDQKYDPFDPTGSNPSSSRSSPSPEEEEEEEEEEDEEVVASRPDMSHSISRISETLAGIYDENSLSQDFPGSEPGQEEAEPSEAPVASARRPDQEPAAGADSTLPEEENASEQSDGAPEPPPEPRRRVFVVDLASKSRSEAEAHPKLEGKVSLEVVTAGNPKAPVRGEKGPKVGRLRAGRRSSLDWAAADSEIEEGEIVQPEDERYSPIRLFRSRCRPAEQRALRVPEGDDFLSLHADSDEEGDFGESQPEPRWKAAAAAADLRRKILTQRRERYRPDSPKRSGSSSGSRKKSKRSHERRPPKAKEPRTSPWPAKKKSKSRSKSKERRRSRSRRRTSRSRSRRRGSRSWSPALSAGLAALGSERRRRSRERRRGRRSRSGSRARHKEKHREGGKKKKKQQRSRSREKRPAREKEREGPAPEEPKGEERRRDNRTVVPPSIQDLNDTDLFTIKRTITVSRQDGSPAPTKREVLYDSEGLSFEGCFSDREPPEGPRGPGAKGEGGPGRKERPEEEAKAPREKERKRGYPAERPTPREKPRKRPKEAGEAGKERVREKVPRKAKAGHKAGGSGRKVKLQSKVAVLIREGVSSTTASAKEAGSIGVKFSRDKESRSPFLKPEERGPVGAEPPTGPAPKAKKGKGLKGKAGLRKAKGPGTKAKVPAEAKKKKKLKAKTGLKKSKADSCSQGAGSPPTPAPEPAASPPSPPAKPPPAPAQQELTPDSQTVDSSCKTPDVSFLPEEVAAPGESQRAPGPGEPQADSLSEPPEEPARAPPAPPAPMAWNLQGGVDCTTSGVLALTALLFKMEEANLASRAKAHELIQATNQILGHSKPSTSLASSQAPAPPAAPYLLPSSLPLMGCSSTPPTPLGSASSAPGSGTLFSTGCGSDLGKREGSSSSDGRGDTDKYLKKLHTQERAVEEVKLAIKPYYQKKEITKEEYKDILRKAVHKICHSKSGEINPVKVNNLVAAYVQRYKYFRKRGRRVDEEPGGPKDLGGLEKAPLPMPPL, from the exons ATGGACGAGGAGGACTCACTTCTCCCGGGGCCGGAGGATCCTGTGGGAGGCAGTGAGGAGCGGGAGCGTCCCAGCGATGTCCCTGCAGACAGGGAGCCGTGTCAGCCGGGCgctccctgctctgggcaggtCATGCTG AAGGCCTTGCAGCAGGCGGTGAGCGACAGCTTGCAGACCGAACGTCCGGACCAGGCTGCGGAGAAAG ATGCTGAGAGGAAGAAGATGAGCCGGAAGAAATGGTGCTGGAGCCCCCAGGCGAAAGGGCCCAGCAGAGGCAAGGGGGCTGCCAGTGACCCCACGGGCCCATGTGGCCAGAGCAGCACT GTCCCCGAGGCCCTGGGCCTGTTCCCTGGCCTGGCGGAGGCCCTGCACTTCCTGCAGAGGACATGTGCTGCCTCCGTACAGAGCCGGCTCCTCCTGGGAGACCAGGGGTTCCTGGGGTCCCCAGCCGTCTG CAGGGACGAGCAGCCAGAGGAGGTGGAGCTGGTGGCGGAGATACGACTGGGGGACGTGGCTGCTGCATCCAGCATCTTCAGGAGACAGCGAGCCTGGAGGGTGCACAAGTCAg CCTCCCTTTCCAGTGCCTCAGTGCCGCGCTGGAGAGGAGCCGGCTCCCTGGCCCCGCCCACcggctccctggccccacccaccgGCTCCCTGGACCTCAAGTGGCCGCCCAGGACTCATGGGGACACCCCCCCGCTGTCTGACTCAGCCAGGACTCAGCGCCTCCCTGGCCACTGGGCTGTGACCCTGGGCACGGGTGTCCCTAGTGGGCAGCAGCGGCCCCAGGCCCCAGCGAGCAAGGACTCAGAGGGGCAGCGCTCCCAGCCGCCCCCGGAGAAGGCTGACTCcagttcctcttcctcctcttcctgctcctcctcctcagcctcctcctgctgctcccagccagcggCACCTCCCGGCGGCGgggctggccacccctgccccctgcgcTCCCCGGACCTGGATATTTATGACCCCTTCCACCCGACGGACGAGGACAACCTGGACGGGGACTTCAGCTGCCCCCCGTCGCCCAGcgagccagccccagggcggcaggaccagaagtaTGACCCCTTCGATCCCACCGGCTCCAATCCCAGTTCCTCCcgcagcagcccctcccctgaggaggaggaggaagaggaggaggaggaggacgaggaggtgGTTGCCTCCCGGCCCGACATGTCTCACAGCATCAGTCGCATCTCGGAGACCTTGGCCGGCATCTACGACGAGAACAGCCTGAGCCAGGACTTCCCCGGCTCAGAGCCCGGCCAGGAGGAGGCGGAGCCCAGCGAAGCTCCAGTGGCCAGTGCCCGGCGCCCCGACCAGGAGCCAGCAGCCGGTGCCGACTCCACCCTGCCCGAAGAGGAGAACGCCTCGGAGCAGTCGGACGGGGCCCCTGAGCCACCCCCGGAGCCGCGGCGCCGGGTCTTTGTGGTGGATTTGGCTAGCAAGAGCCGCTCGGAGGCGGAGGCCCACCCCAAGCTGGAGGGGAAGGTGTCGCTGGAGGTGGTGACGGCCGGGAACCCCAAGGCGCCGGTGCGGGGGGAGAAGGGCCCCAAGGTGGGCCGGCTGCGGGCAGGGCGGCGCTCCTCGCTGGACTGGGCCGCTGCCGACTCGGAGATCGAGGAGGGCGAGATCGTGCAGCCGGAGGACGAGCGCTACAGCCCCATCCGGCTCTTCCGCAGCCGGTGCCGGCCAGCCGAGCAGCGCGCCCTGCGGGTGCCGGAGGGTGACGACTTCCTCTCGCTGCATGCCGACTCGGACGAGGAGGGCGACTTTGGCGAGAGTCAGCCCGAGCCCCGCTggaaggcggcggcggcggcggccgacCTGCGCCGCAAGATCTTGACGCAGCGCCGCGAGCGCTACCGCCCCGACTCGCCCAAGCGCTCGGGCTCCAGCTCGGGCTCGCGCAAGAAGTCCAAGCGTTCCCATGAACGCCGGCCCCCCAAGGCCAAGGAGCCCCGCACCAGCCCCTGGCCCGCCAAGAAGAAATCCAAGTCGCGCTCCAAGTCCAAGGAACGCcgccgctcccgctcccgccgccgcacctcccgctcccgctcccgccgccgcggcTCCCGCTCCTGGTCACCCGCGCTGAGCGCcggcctggcagccctgggctcgGAGCGGCGCCGGCGGTCGCGGGAGAGGCGGCGGGGCCGGCGGTCGCGCTCGGGCAGCCGGGCCCGGCACAAGGAGAAGCACCGCGAGGgcgggaagaagaagaagaagcagcagcGCTCCCGCTCCCGGGAGAAGCGGCCGGCCCGTGAGAAGGAGCGGGAGGGCCCGGCGCCTGAGGAGCCCAAGGGGGAGGAGCGGCGGCGGGACAACCGCACGGTGGTGCCGCCCTCCATCCAGGACCTCAACGACACCGACCTTTTCACCATCAAGAGGACCATCACAGTCAGCCGGCAGGACGGCTCCCCGGCGCCCACCAAGCGGGAGGTGCTCTACGACTCGGAGGGGCTGAGCTTCGAAGGCTGCTTCTCGGACCGCGAGCCCCCCGAGGGGCCCCGGGGGCCCGGCgccaagggggaggggggcccaggccgCAAGGAGCGGCCAGAGGAGGAGGCCAAGGCACCCCGGGAGAAGGAGCGCAAACGGGGGTACCCGGCGGAGCGCCCCACGCCCCGGGAGAAGCCCCGGAAGCGGCCCAAGGAAGCGGGCGAGGCGGGCAAGGAGCGGGTACGGGAGAAGGTTCCGCGGAAGGCCAAGGCCGGGCACAAGGCGGGCGGCTCGGGCCGCAAGGTGAAGCTGCAGTCCAAGGTGGCTGTGCTGATCCGCGAGGGCGTGAGCAGCACCACGGCCTCAGCCAAGGAGGCTGGCTCCATCGGCGTCAAGTTCAGCCGCGACAAGGAGAGCCGCTCGCCCTTCCTCAAGCCAGAGGAGCGGGGCCCGGTGGGGGCCGAGCCACCCACGGGCCCGGCCCCCAAGGCCAAGAAGGGCAAGGGGCTGAAGGGCAAGGCCGGGCTGCGCAAGGCCAAGGGGCCTGGCACCAAGGCCAAGGTACCCGccgaggccaagaagaagaagaagctgaAGGCCAAGACGGGGCTGAAGAAGTCCAAGGCcgacagctgcagccagggagccgggagcccccccaccccggccccggagccggctgcctccccacccagccccccggccaagccaccccccgccccagcccagcaggagctgaCGCCCGACTCGCAGACGGTGGACAGCAGCTGCAAGACGCCCGATGTCTCCTTCCTGCCCGAGGAGGTGGCGGCGCCGGGCGAGTCGCAGAGGGCGCCAGGGCCGGGCGAGCCGCAGGCCGACAGCCTCTCGGAACCCCCAGAGGAGCCTGCCCGTGCCCCacccgcaccccctgcccccatggcctgGAACCTGCAGGGCGGCGTGGACTGCACCACCAGCGGGGTCCTGGCAC TGACCGCCCTGCTCTTTAAGATGGAGGAAGCCAACCTGGCAAGCCGGGCCAAGGCCCATGAGCTGATCCAGGCCACCAACCAG ATCTTGGGCCACAGCAAACCCTCCACGTCCTTGGCGAGCTCGCAGGCTCCAGCCCCGCCGGCCGCCCCCtacctgctgcccagctccctgcccctgatgggctgcagctccacccccccgacccccctcGGCTCGGCCTCCTCcgcccctggctctgggaccctctTCAGCACTGGCTGCGGCAGCGACCTGGGCAAAcgggaggggagcagcagctcGGACGGGCGTGGGGACACCGACaag TACTTGAAGAAGCTGCACACGCAGGAGCGGGCGGTGGAGGAGGTGAAGTTGGCCATCAAGCCCTACTACCAGAAGAAGGAGATCACCAAGGAGGAATACAAGGACATCCTGCGCAAAGCTGTGCACaag ATCTGCCACAGCAAGAGCGGGGAGATCAACCCTGTGAAGGTCAACAACCTGGTGGCGGCCTATGTGCAGCGCTACAAGTACTTCCGGAAACGCGGGCGCCGCGTGGACGAGGAGCCGGGGGGCCCCAAGGACCTGGGGGGGCTGGAGAAGGCCCCGCTCCCCATGCCCCCCCTCTGA
- the SCAF1 gene encoding splicing factor, arginine/serine-rich 19 isoform X2 has product MDEEDSLLPGPEDPVGGSEERERPSDVPADREPCQPGAPCSGQVMLKALQQAVSDSLQTERPDQAAEKDAERKKMSRKKWCWSPQAKGPSRGKGAASDPTGPCGQSSTVPEALGLFPGLAEALHFLQRTCAASVQSRLLLGDQGFLGSPAVWDEQPEEVELVAEIRLGDVAAASSIFRRQRAWRVHKSASLSSASVPRWRGAGSLAPPTGSLAPPTGSLDLKWPPRTHGDTPPLSDSARTQRLPGHWAVTLGTGVPSGQQRPQAPASKDSEGQRSQPPPEKADSSSSSSSSCSSSSASSCCSQPAAPPGGGAGHPCPLRSPDLDIYDPFHPTDEDNLDGDFSCPPSPSEPAPGRQDQKYDPFDPTGSNPSSSRSSPSPEEEEEEEEEEDEEVVASRPDMSHSISRISETLAGIYDENSLSQDFPGSEPGQEEAEPSEAPVASARRPDQEPAAGADSTLPEEENASEQSDGAPEPPPEPRRRVFVVDLASKSRSEAEAHPKLEGKVSLEVVTAGNPKAPVRGEKGPKVGRLRAGRRSSLDWAAADSEIEEGEIVQPEDERYSPIRLFRSRCRPAEQRALRVPEGDDFLSLHADSDEEGDFGESQPEPRWKAAAAAADLRRKILTQRRERYRPDSPKRSGSSSGSRKKSKRSHERRPPKAKEPRTSPWPAKKKSKSRSKSKERRRSRSRRRTSRSRSRRRGSRSWSPALSAGLAALGSERRRRSRERRRGRRSRSGSRARHKEKHREGGKKKKKQQRSRSREKRPAREKEREGPAPEEPKGEERRRDNRTVVPPSIQDLNDTDLFTIKRTITVSRQDGSPAPTKREVLYDSEGLSFEGCFSDREPPEGPRGPGAKGEGGPGRKERPEEEAKAPREKERKRGYPAERPTPREKPRKRPKEAGEAGKERVREKVPRKAKAGHKAGGSGRKVKLQSKVAVLIREGVSSTTASAKEAGSIGVKFSRDKESRSPFLKPEERGPVGAEPPTGPAPKAKKGKGLKGKAGLRKAKGPGTKAKVPAEAKKKKKLKAKTGLKKSKADSCSQGAGSPPTPAPEPAASPPSPPAKPPPAPAQQELTPDSQTVDSSCKTPDVSFLPEEVAAPGESQRAPGPGEPQADSLSEPPEEPARAPPAPPAPMAWNLQGGVDCTTSGVLALTALLFKMEEANLASRAKAHELIQATNQILGHSKPSTSLASSQAPAPPAAPYLLPSSLPLMGCSSTPPTPLGSASSAPGSGTLFSTGCGSDLGKREGSSSSDGRGDTDKYLKKLHTQERAVEEVKLAIKPYYQKKEITKEEYKDILRKAVHKICHSKSGEINPVKVNNLVAAYVQRYKYFRKRGRRVDEEPGGPKDLGGLEKAPLPMPPL; this is encoded by the exons ATGGACGAGGAGGACTCACTTCTCCCGGGGCCGGAGGATCCTGTGGGAGGCAGTGAGGAGCGGGAGCGTCCCAGCGATGTCCCTGCAGACAGGGAGCCGTGTCAGCCGGGCgctccctgctctgggcaggtCATGCTG AAGGCCTTGCAGCAGGCGGTGAGCGACAGCTTGCAGACCGAACGTCCGGACCAGGCTGCGGAGAAAG ATGCTGAGAGGAAGAAGATGAGCCGGAAGAAATGGTGCTGGAGCCCCCAGGCGAAAGGGCCCAGCAGAGGCAAGGGGGCTGCCAGTGACCCCACGGGCCCATGTGGCCAGAGCAGCACT GTCCCCGAGGCCCTGGGCCTGTTCCCTGGCCTGGCGGAGGCCCTGCACTTCCTGCAGAGGACATGTGCTGCCTCCGTACAGAGCCGGCTCCTCCTGGGAGACCAGGGGTTCCTGGGGTCCCCAGCCGTCTG GGACGAGCAGCCAGAGGAGGTGGAGCTGGTGGCGGAGATACGACTGGGGGACGTGGCTGCTGCATCCAGCATCTTCAGGAGACAGCGAGCCTGGAGGGTGCACAAGTCAg CCTCCCTTTCCAGTGCCTCAGTGCCGCGCTGGAGAGGAGCCGGCTCCCTGGCCCCGCCCACcggctccctggccccacccaccgGCTCCCTGGACCTCAAGTGGCCGCCCAGGACTCATGGGGACACCCCCCCGCTGTCTGACTCAGCCAGGACTCAGCGCCTCCCTGGCCACTGGGCTGTGACCCTGGGCACGGGTGTCCCTAGTGGGCAGCAGCGGCCCCAGGCCCCAGCGAGCAAGGACTCAGAGGGGCAGCGCTCCCAGCCGCCCCCGGAGAAGGCTGACTCcagttcctcttcctcctcttcctgctcctcctcctcagcctcctcctgctgctcccagccagcggCACCTCCCGGCGGCGgggctggccacccctgccccctgcgcTCCCCGGACCTGGATATTTATGACCCCTTCCACCCGACGGACGAGGACAACCTGGACGGGGACTTCAGCTGCCCCCCGTCGCCCAGcgagccagccccagggcggcaggaccagaagtaTGACCCCTTCGATCCCACCGGCTCCAATCCCAGTTCCTCCcgcagcagcccctcccctgaggaggaggaggaagaggaggaggaggaggacgaggaggtgGTTGCCTCCCGGCCCGACATGTCTCACAGCATCAGTCGCATCTCGGAGACCTTGGCCGGCATCTACGACGAGAACAGCCTGAGCCAGGACTTCCCCGGCTCAGAGCCCGGCCAGGAGGAGGCGGAGCCCAGCGAAGCTCCAGTGGCCAGTGCCCGGCGCCCCGACCAGGAGCCAGCAGCCGGTGCCGACTCCACCCTGCCCGAAGAGGAGAACGCCTCGGAGCAGTCGGACGGGGCCCCTGAGCCACCCCCGGAGCCGCGGCGCCGGGTCTTTGTGGTGGATTTGGCTAGCAAGAGCCGCTCGGAGGCGGAGGCCCACCCCAAGCTGGAGGGGAAGGTGTCGCTGGAGGTGGTGACGGCCGGGAACCCCAAGGCGCCGGTGCGGGGGGAGAAGGGCCCCAAGGTGGGCCGGCTGCGGGCAGGGCGGCGCTCCTCGCTGGACTGGGCCGCTGCCGACTCGGAGATCGAGGAGGGCGAGATCGTGCAGCCGGAGGACGAGCGCTACAGCCCCATCCGGCTCTTCCGCAGCCGGTGCCGGCCAGCCGAGCAGCGCGCCCTGCGGGTGCCGGAGGGTGACGACTTCCTCTCGCTGCATGCCGACTCGGACGAGGAGGGCGACTTTGGCGAGAGTCAGCCCGAGCCCCGCTggaaggcggcggcggcggcggccgacCTGCGCCGCAAGATCTTGACGCAGCGCCGCGAGCGCTACCGCCCCGACTCGCCCAAGCGCTCGGGCTCCAGCTCGGGCTCGCGCAAGAAGTCCAAGCGTTCCCATGAACGCCGGCCCCCCAAGGCCAAGGAGCCCCGCACCAGCCCCTGGCCCGCCAAGAAGAAATCCAAGTCGCGCTCCAAGTCCAAGGAACGCcgccgctcccgctcccgccgccgcacctcccgctcccgctcccgccgccgcggcTCCCGCTCCTGGTCACCCGCGCTGAGCGCcggcctggcagccctgggctcgGAGCGGCGCCGGCGGTCGCGGGAGAGGCGGCGGGGCCGGCGGTCGCGCTCGGGCAGCCGGGCCCGGCACAAGGAGAAGCACCGCGAGGgcgggaagaagaagaagaagcagcagcGCTCCCGCTCCCGGGAGAAGCGGCCGGCCCGTGAGAAGGAGCGGGAGGGCCCGGCGCCTGAGGAGCCCAAGGGGGAGGAGCGGCGGCGGGACAACCGCACGGTGGTGCCGCCCTCCATCCAGGACCTCAACGACACCGACCTTTTCACCATCAAGAGGACCATCACAGTCAGCCGGCAGGACGGCTCCCCGGCGCCCACCAAGCGGGAGGTGCTCTACGACTCGGAGGGGCTGAGCTTCGAAGGCTGCTTCTCGGACCGCGAGCCCCCCGAGGGGCCCCGGGGGCCCGGCgccaagggggaggggggcccaggccgCAAGGAGCGGCCAGAGGAGGAGGCCAAGGCACCCCGGGAGAAGGAGCGCAAACGGGGGTACCCGGCGGAGCGCCCCACGCCCCGGGAGAAGCCCCGGAAGCGGCCCAAGGAAGCGGGCGAGGCGGGCAAGGAGCGGGTACGGGAGAAGGTTCCGCGGAAGGCCAAGGCCGGGCACAAGGCGGGCGGCTCGGGCCGCAAGGTGAAGCTGCAGTCCAAGGTGGCTGTGCTGATCCGCGAGGGCGTGAGCAGCACCACGGCCTCAGCCAAGGAGGCTGGCTCCATCGGCGTCAAGTTCAGCCGCGACAAGGAGAGCCGCTCGCCCTTCCTCAAGCCAGAGGAGCGGGGCCCGGTGGGGGCCGAGCCACCCACGGGCCCGGCCCCCAAGGCCAAGAAGGGCAAGGGGCTGAAGGGCAAGGCCGGGCTGCGCAAGGCCAAGGGGCCTGGCACCAAGGCCAAGGTACCCGccgaggccaagaagaagaagaagctgaAGGCCAAGACGGGGCTGAAGAAGTCCAAGGCcgacagctgcagccagggagccgggagcccccccaccccggccccggagccggctgcctccccacccagccccccggccaagccaccccccgccccagcccagcaggagctgaCGCCCGACTCGCAGACGGTGGACAGCAGCTGCAAGACGCCCGATGTCTCCTTCCTGCCCGAGGAGGTGGCGGCGCCGGGCGAGTCGCAGAGGGCGCCAGGGCCGGGCGAGCCGCAGGCCGACAGCCTCTCGGAACCCCCAGAGGAGCCTGCCCGTGCCCCacccgcaccccctgcccccatggcctgGAACCTGCAGGGCGGCGTGGACTGCACCACCAGCGGGGTCCTGGCAC TGACCGCCCTGCTCTTTAAGATGGAGGAAGCCAACCTGGCAAGCCGGGCCAAGGCCCATGAGCTGATCCAGGCCACCAACCAG ATCTTGGGCCACAGCAAACCCTCCACGTCCTTGGCGAGCTCGCAGGCTCCAGCCCCGCCGGCCGCCCCCtacctgctgcccagctccctgcccctgatgggctgcagctccacccccccgacccccctcGGCTCGGCCTCCTCcgcccctggctctgggaccctctTCAGCACTGGCTGCGGCAGCGACCTGGGCAAAcgggaggggagcagcagctcGGACGGGCGTGGGGACACCGACaag TACTTGAAGAAGCTGCACACGCAGGAGCGGGCGGTGGAGGAGGTGAAGTTGGCCATCAAGCCCTACTACCAGAAGAAGGAGATCACCAAGGAGGAATACAAGGACATCCTGCGCAAAGCTGTGCACaag ATCTGCCACAGCAAGAGCGGGGAGATCAACCCTGTGAAGGTCAACAACCTGGTGGCGGCCTATGTGCAGCGCTACAAGTACTTCCGGAAACGCGGGCGCCGCGTGGACGAGGAGCCGGGGGGCCCCAAGGACCTGGGGGGGCTGGAGAAGGCCCCGCTCCCCATGCCCCCCCTCTGA